The following proteins are encoded in a genomic region of Gossypium hirsutum isolate 1008001.06 chromosome D05, Gossypium_hirsutum_v2.1, whole genome shotgun sequence:
- the LOC107902858 gene encoding uncharacterized protein isoform X1, which yields MADSSGTTLMDLITADPAPVPAAASTVSSSSASSTTAAASPAATQQQYVSTKTALGEKKSKRAALMQIQNDTISVAKAALNPVRTNIISHQKQKQKKPVSYAQLARSIHELAATSDQKSSQKQLVHHVFPKLAVYNSVDPSLAPSLLMLDQQCEDRTVLRYVYYYLARILADTGSQGLNPGGGIPTPNWDALADIDAVGGVTRADVVPRIVNQLTTEATNTDVEFHARRLQALKALTYAPSSNIEILSRLYEIVFGILDKVGDVPQKRKKGIFGAKGGDKESIIRSNLQYAALSALRRLPLDPGNPAFLHHAVQGISFADPVAVRHSLEIISELAIRDPYAVAMALGKLVAPGGALQDVLHLHDVLARVSLARLCHTISTARSLDERPDIKSQFNSVLYQLLLDPSERVCFEAILCILGKHDNTEKTEERAAGWYRLTREILKLPEAPSNSKDKSQKSRRPQPLIKLVMRRLESSFRSFSRPVLHAAARVVQEMGRSRAAAHALGLQDLDEGAYGNKYDSMDSFDSDMNDSSHPEGIRRTTGVSNAAGGKDTIAGMLASLMEVVRTTVACECVYVRAMVIKGLIWMQSPHESFDELKSIIASELSDPAWPATLLNDILLTLHARFKATPDMAVTLLELARIFATKVPGKIDADVLQLLWKTCLIGAGPDGKHTALEAVTIVLDLPPPQPGSMSGFTSVDRVSASDPKSALALQRLVQAAVWFLGENANYAASEYAWESATPPGTALMMLDADKMVAAASSRNPTLAGALTRLQRCAFSGSWEVRIIAAQALTTVAIRSGEPFRLQIYEFLHALAQGGVQSQLSEMHLSNGEDQGASGTGLGVLITPMIKVLDEMYSAQDDLIKEMRSHDNANKEWKDEELKKLYETHERLLDLVSLFCYVPRAKYLPLGPISAKLIDIYRTRHNISASTGLSDPAVATGISDLVYESKPATTESDTLDDDLVNAWAVNLGDVPAVNRVNEFLAGAGTDAPDVDENIVSRPSVSYDDMWAKTLLESTEMEEDDVRSSGSSSPESTGSVETSISSHFGGMNYPSLFSSRPTTYGASQPSQERSGGSRFNHPSSMHEGYGSPIREEPPPYTSPERYESFENPLAGRGSHSFESKDDDRMSSGNPQFGTALYDFTAGGDDELSLTTGEEVEIEYEVDGWFYVKKKRPGRDGKMAGLVPVLYVSQS from the exons ATGGCG GACTCTTCAGGGACGACGCTTATGGATCTGATAACGGCTGATCCTGCGCCTGTTCCAGCGGCAGCATCCACAGTGTCTTCTTCATCTGCATCATCGACGACAGCGGCAGCGTCTCCTGCTGCCACGCAGCAACAGTATGTGTCGACCAAGACCGCGCTGGGGGAGAAAAAGTCCAAGAGAGCGGCTCTGATGCAGATCCAAAATGATACCATTTCTGTGGCTAAGGCAGCTCTCAACCCCGTCCGTACTAACATTATTTCTCATCAGAAGCAGAAGCAGAAGAAG CCTGTATCATACGCGCAACTTGCGAGGAGTATTCATGAACTAGCTGCTACTTCTGATCAA AAAAGTTCTCAGAAGCAACTGGTGCATCATGTGTTTCCCAAACTTGCTGTGTACAATTCTGTTGACCCTTCTTTGGCACCATCTCTTCTCATG CTTGATCAACAATGCGAGGATAGGACAGTCCTTCGTTATGTATATTATTACTTGGCAAGAATTTTAGCAGATACTGGTTCCCAGGGTTTAAATCCTGGTGGTGGGATCCCCACACCCAACTGGGATGCTTTGGCTGACATTGATGCTGTTGGAGGGGTGACAAGAGCTGATGTTGTACCACGGATTGTTAATCAGCTTACCACAGAGGCCACAAACACTGATGTTGAAT TTCATGCAAGAAGACTGCAAGCTCTAAAGGCTCTTACTTATGCTCCTTCGAGCAACATTGAGATTTTGTCCAGATTGTACGAAATTGTCTTTGGCATTCTTGACAAG gTTGGCGATGTCCCGCAAAAGCGTAAAAAAGGCATTTTTGGTGCTAAAGGTGGTGATAAAGAG TCTATCATCCGAAGTAATCTGCAATATGCTGCTCTAAGTGCTTTGAGGAGACTTCCTTTGGATCCAGGAAATCCAGCATTTCTGCATCATGCTGTGCAGGG GATTTCATTTGCCGACCCTGTTGCTGTCAGGCACTCTTTGGAAATCATCTCTGAATTGGCCATAAGAGACCCTTATGCAGTTGCAATGGCTTTAG GAAAGCTAGTTGCGCCAGGAG GGGCTTTGCAAGATGTTCTTCATTTGCATGATGTGCTTGCTAGAGTTTCACTGGCCAGGTTGTGCCATACAATATCAACAGCACGATCATTAGATG AGAGGCCTGACATTAAATCTCAGTTCAACTCTGTGCTCTATCAACTCCTGCTCGACCCCAGTGAAAGAGTCTGTTTTGAGGCAATTTTGTGCATATTGGGTAAACATGATAACACCGAAAA GACAGAAGAGCGAGCTGCAGGCTGGTACCGCTTAACTAGGGAGATCTTAAAGTTACCAGAAGCACCATCAAATTCCAAAGACAAATCTCAAAAGTCGAGGCGACCACAACCCCTCATTAAACTTGTAATGAGAAG GTTGGAGAGTTCTTTCCGTAGTTTCTCTAGACCAGTACTCCATGCTGCTGCTAGAGTTGTCCAGGAGATGGGGAGAAGCAGAGCTGCAGCACATGCTTTAGGCTTACAAGATCTTGATGAAGGAGCTTATGGGAACAAATATGACTCCATGGATTCATTTGATTCAGATATGAATGACAGTTCTCATCCTGAAG GTATCCGAAGAACCACTGGAGTATCCAATGCAGCTGGTGGCAAGGATACAATTGCAGGCATGCTAGCTTCACTCATGGAAGTAGTTAGAACAACTGTggcatgtgagtgtgtgtatgtTCGGGCAATGGTGATCAAGGGGTTGATTTGGATGCAAAGTCCGCATGAATCATTTGATGAACTTAAATCCATTATTGCATCGGAGCTCTCTGACCCGGCCTGGCCAGCCACacttttgaatgatattttgCTGACATTGCATGCCCGTTTCAAG GCGACACCAGATATGGCTGTCACACTTCTTGAACTTGCAAGGATCTTTGCCACTAAAGTACCAGGAAAGATCGATGCTGATGTTTTGCAACTTCTTTGGAAA ACTTGTCTTATTGGAGCTGGTCCTGATGGGAAACACACTGCATTAGAAGCAGTCACTATTGTTCTAGACCTCCCACCACCTCAGCCTGGATCAATGTCTGGGTTTACATCAGTAGACAGGGTATCTGCATCTGATCCAAAGTCGGCTCTAGCATTACAGAGATTGGTCCAAGCAGCT GTGTGGTTCCTTGGGGAAAATGCTAATTATGCTGCTTCAGAATATGCTTGGGAATCCGCAACGCCTCCAGGTACGGCACTAATGATGTTAGATGCGGATAAAATGGTGGCTGCTGCAAGCTCCCGTAATCCCACACTGGCTGGTGCATTGACTCGACTCCAGAGGTGTGCTTTCAGCGGTAGCTGGGAG GTTCGCATTATTGCTGCTCAAGCACTTACAACTGTGGCAATCCGGTCTGGTGAGCCATTTAGGTTACAGATCTATGAATTTTTACATGCCTTAGCACAGGGTGGTGTGCAGTCTCAGTTATCTGAAATGCATCTTAGTAACGGAGAAGATCAAGGAGCCAGTGGTACAGGGCTTGGAGTTCTAATAACTCCTATGATCAAAGTTCTTGATGAAATGTATAGTGCACAAGATGACCTAATCAA GGAAATGCGCAGTCATGATAATGCAAATAAGGAATGGAAAGATGAAGAGCTTAAGAAATTATATGAAACCCATGAGAGGTTGCTGGATCTTGTTTCACTGTTTTGTTATGTGCCACGAGCAAAGTATCTCCCTTTGGGGCCAATAAG tgCAAAACTCATCGACATATATCGTACACGGCATAATATTAGTGCCTCAACTGGGTTGAGTGATCCAGCTGTTGCCACTGGAATTTCTGATCTTGTTTATGAATCTAAACCGGCCACCACTGAATCTGATACACTAGATGATGATCTAGTAAATGCTTGGGCAGTCAACCTTGGTGATGTCCCCGCTGTGAACAGG GTCAATGAATTTCTTGCTGGTGCTGGAACTGATGCACCGGATGTTGATGAGAACATAGTCTCTAGACCTTCTGTTAGTTATGACGATATGTGGGCCAAGACACTTTTGGAGAGTACAGAAATGGAG GAAGATGATGTCAGGTCATCAGGGTCATCTTCTCCAGAGTCAACAGGATCAGTTGAAACTTCCATATCGTCTCACTTTGGTGGAATGAACTATCCTTCACTCTTCAGTTCACGACCAACTACTTATGGGGCTTCACAACCTTCA CAGGAGAGATCAGGTGGAAGTAGATTTAACCATCCTTCATCAATGCACGAGGGTTATGGTTCTCCA ATTAGAGAAGAACCTCCACCCTATACATCACCTGAACGGTATGAGTCTTTTGAAAATCCCTTAGCTGGCCGCGGGTCCCATAGTTTTGAATCCAAGGATGATGATCGCATGTCTTCTGGAAATCCCCAATTTGGGACTGCCCTGTATGATTTTACTGCAGGTGGAGATGATGAG TTGAGCTTAACAACTGGAGAAGAGGTTGAGATTGAGTATGAAGTTGATGGATGGTTCTAT GTGAAGAAAAAACGGCCTGGAAGGGATGGTAAAATGGCTGGGTTGGTCCCTGTTCTTTATGTCAGTCAGAGTTAA
- the LOC107902858 gene encoding uncharacterized protein isoform X2, translated as MADSSGTTLMDLITADPAPVPAAASTVSSSSASSTTAAASPAATQQQYVSTKTALGEKKSKRAALMQIQNDTISVAKAALNPVRTNIISHQKQKQKKPVSYAQLARSIHELAATSDQKSSQKQLVHHVFPKLAVYNSVDPSLAPSLLMLDQQCEDRTVLRYVYYYLARILADTGSQGLNPGGGIPTPNWDALADIDAVGGVTRADVVPRIVNQLTTEATNTDVEFHARRLQALKALTYAPSSNIEILSRLYEIVFGILDKVGDVPQKRKKGIFGAKGGDKESIIRSNLQYAALSALRRLPLDPGNPAFLHHAVQGISFADPVAVRHSLEIISELAIRDPYAVAMALGKLVAPGGALQDVLHLHDVLARVSLARLCHTISTARSLDERPDIKSQFNSVLYQLLLDPSERVCFEAILCILGKHDNTEKTEERAAGWYRLTREILKLPEAPSNSKDKSQKSRRPQPLIKLVMRRLESSFRSFSRPVLHAAARVVQEMGRSRAAAHALGLQDLDEGAYGNKYDSMDSFDSDMNDSSHPEGIRRTTGVSNAAGGKDTIAGMLASLMEVVRTTVACECVYVRAMVIKGLIWMQSPHESFDELKSIIASELSDPAWPATLLNDILLTLHARFKATPDMAVTLLELARIFATKVPGKIDADVLQLLWKTCLIGAGPDGKHTALEAVTIVLDLPPPQPGSMSGFTSVDRVSASDPKSALALQRLVQAAVWFLGENANYAASEYAWESATPPGTALMMLDADKMVAAASSRNPTLAGALTRLQRCAFSGSWEVRIIAAQALTTVAIRSGEPFRLQIYEFLHALAQGGVQSQLSEMHLSNGEDQGASGTGLGVLITPMIKVLDEMYSAQDDLIKEMRSHDNANKEWKDEELKKLYETHERLLDLVSLFCYVPRAKYLPLGPISAKLIDIYRTRHNISASTGLSDPAVATGISDLVYESKPATTESDTLDDDLVNAWAVNLGDVPAVNRVNEFLAGAGTDAPDVDENIVSRPSVSYDDMWAKTLLESTEMEEDDVRSSGSSSPESTGSVETSISSHFGGMNYPSLFSSRPTTYGASQPSERSGGSRFNHPSSMHEGYGSPIREEPPPYTSPERYESFENPLAGRGSHSFESKDDDRMSSGNPQFGTALYDFTAGGDDELSLTTGEEVEIEYEVDGWFYVKKKRPGRDGKMAGLVPVLYVSQS; from the exons ATGGCG GACTCTTCAGGGACGACGCTTATGGATCTGATAACGGCTGATCCTGCGCCTGTTCCAGCGGCAGCATCCACAGTGTCTTCTTCATCTGCATCATCGACGACAGCGGCAGCGTCTCCTGCTGCCACGCAGCAACAGTATGTGTCGACCAAGACCGCGCTGGGGGAGAAAAAGTCCAAGAGAGCGGCTCTGATGCAGATCCAAAATGATACCATTTCTGTGGCTAAGGCAGCTCTCAACCCCGTCCGTACTAACATTATTTCTCATCAGAAGCAGAAGCAGAAGAAG CCTGTATCATACGCGCAACTTGCGAGGAGTATTCATGAACTAGCTGCTACTTCTGATCAA AAAAGTTCTCAGAAGCAACTGGTGCATCATGTGTTTCCCAAACTTGCTGTGTACAATTCTGTTGACCCTTCTTTGGCACCATCTCTTCTCATG CTTGATCAACAATGCGAGGATAGGACAGTCCTTCGTTATGTATATTATTACTTGGCAAGAATTTTAGCAGATACTGGTTCCCAGGGTTTAAATCCTGGTGGTGGGATCCCCACACCCAACTGGGATGCTTTGGCTGACATTGATGCTGTTGGAGGGGTGACAAGAGCTGATGTTGTACCACGGATTGTTAATCAGCTTACCACAGAGGCCACAAACACTGATGTTGAAT TTCATGCAAGAAGACTGCAAGCTCTAAAGGCTCTTACTTATGCTCCTTCGAGCAACATTGAGATTTTGTCCAGATTGTACGAAATTGTCTTTGGCATTCTTGACAAG gTTGGCGATGTCCCGCAAAAGCGTAAAAAAGGCATTTTTGGTGCTAAAGGTGGTGATAAAGAG TCTATCATCCGAAGTAATCTGCAATATGCTGCTCTAAGTGCTTTGAGGAGACTTCCTTTGGATCCAGGAAATCCAGCATTTCTGCATCATGCTGTGCAGGG GATTTCATTTGCCGACCCTGTTGCTGTCAGGCACTCTTTGGAAATCATCTCTGAATTGGCCATAAGAGACCCTTATGCAGTTGCAATGGCTTTAG GAAAGCTAGTTGCGCCAGGAG GGGCTTTGCAAGATGTTCTTCATTTGCATGATGTGCTTGCTAGAGTTTCACTGGCCAGGTTGTGCCATACAATATCAACAGCACGATCATTAGATG AGAGGCCTGACATTAAATCTCAGTTCAACTCTGTGCTCTATCAACTCCTGCTCGACCCCAGTGAAAGAGTCTGTTTTGAGGCAATTTTGTGCATATTGGGTAAACATGATAACACCGAAAA GACAGAAGAGCGAGCTGCAGGCTGGTACCGCTTAACTAGGGAGATCTTAAAGTTACCAGAAGCACCATCAAATTCCAAAGACAAATCTCAAAAGTCGAGGCGACCACAACCCCTCATTAAACTTGTAATGAGAAG GTTGGAGAGTTCTTTCCGTAGTTTCTCTAGACCAGTACTCCATGCTGCTGCTAGAGTTGTCCAGGAGATGGGGAGAAGCAGAGCTGCAGCACATGCTTTAGGCTTACAAGATCTTGATGAAGGAGCTTATGGGAACAAATATGACTCCATGGATTCATTTGATTCAGATATGAATGACAGTTCTCATCCTGAAG GTATCCGAAGAACCACTGGAGTATCCAATGCAGCTGGTGGCAAGGATACAATTGCAGGCATGCTAGCTTCACTCATGGAAGTAGTTAGAACAACTGTggcatgtgagtgtgtgtatgtTCGGGCAATGGTGATCAAGGGGTTGATTTGGATGCAAAGTCCGCATGAATCATTTGATGAACTTAAATCCATTATTGCATCGGAGCTCTCTGACCCGGCCTGGCCAGCCACacttttgaatgatattttgCTGACATTGCATGCCCGTTTCAAG GCGACACCAGATATGGCTGTCACACTTCTTGAACTTGCAAGGATCTTTGCCACTAAAGTACCAGGAAAGATCGATGCTGATGTTTTGCAACTTCTTTGGAAA ACTTGTCTTATTGGAGCTGGTCCTGATGGGAAACACACTGCATTAGAAGCAGTCACTATTGTTCTAGACCTCCCACCACCTCAGCCTGGATCAATGTCTGGGTTTACATCAGTAGACAGGGTATCTGCATCTGATCCAAAGTCGGCTCTAGCATTACAGAGATTGGTCCAAGCAGCT GTGTGGTTCCTTGGGGAAAATGCTAATTATGCTGCTTCAGAATATGCTTGGGAATCCGCAACGCCTCCAGGTACGGCACTAATGATGTTAGATGCGGATAAAATGGTGGCTGCTGCAAGCTCCCGTAATCCCACACTGGCTGGTGCATTGACTCGACTCCAGAGGTGTGCTTTCAGCGGTAGCTGGGAG GTTCGCATTATTGCTGCTCAAGCACTTACAACTGTGGCAATCCGGTCTGGTGAGCCATTTAGGTTACAGATCTATGAATTTTTACATGCCTTAGCACAGGGTGGTGTGCAGTCTCAGTTATCTGAAATGCATCTTAGTAACGGAGAAGATCAAGGAGCCAGTGGTACAGGGCTTGGAGTTCTAATAACTCCTATGATCAAAGTTCTTGATGAAATGTATAGTGCACAAGATGACCTAATCAA GGAAATGCGCAGTCATGATAATGCAAATAAGGAATGGAAAGATGAAGAGCTTAAGAAATTATATGAAACCCATGAGAGGTTGCTGGATCTTGTTTCACTGTTTTGTTATGTGCCACGAGCAAAGTATCTCCCTTTGGGGCCAATAAG tgCAAAACTCATCGACATATATCGTACACGGCATAATATTAGTGCCTCAACTGGGTTGAGTGATCCAGCTGTTGCCACTGGAATTTCTGATCTTGTTTATGAATCTAAACCGGCCACCACTGAATCTGATACACTAGATGATGATCTAGTAAATGCTTGGGCAGTCAACCTTGGTGATGTCCCCGCTGTGAACAGG GTCAATGAATTTCTTGCTGGTGCTGGAACTGATGCACCGGATGTTGATGAGAACATAGTCTCTAGACCTTCTGTTAGTTATGACGATATGTGGGCCAAGACACTTTTGGAGAGTACAGAAATGGAG GAAGATGATGTCAGGTCATCAGGGTCATCTTCTCCAGAGTCAACAGGATCAGTTGAAACTTCCATATCGTCTCACTTTGGTGGAATGAACTATCCTTCACTCTTCAGTTCACGACCAACTACTTATGGGGCTTCACAACCTTCA GAGAGATCAGGTGGAAGTAGATTTAACCATCCTTCATCAATGCACGAGGGTTATGGTTCTCCA ATTAGAGAAGAACCTCCACCCTATACATCACCTGAACGGTATGAGTCTTTTGAAAATCCCTTAGCTGGCCGCGGGTCCCATAGTTTTGAATCCAAGGATGATGATCGCATGTCTTCTGGAAATCCCCAATTTGGGACTGCCCTGTATGATTTTACTGCAGGTGGAGATGATGAG TTGAGCTTAACAACTGGAGAAGAGGTTGAGATTGAGTATGAAGTTGATGGATGGTTCTAT GTGAAGAAAAAACGGCCTGGAAGGGATGGTAAAATGGCTGGGTTGGTCCCTGTTCTTTATGTCAGTCAGAGTTAA
- the LOC107902858 gene encoding uncharacterized protein isoform X3, whose amino-acid sequence MLDQQCEDRTVLRYVYYYLARILADTGSQGLNPGGGIPTPNWDALADIDAVGGVTRADVVPRIVNQLTTEATNTDVEFHARRLQALKALTYAPSSNIEILSRLYEIVFGILDKVGDVPQKRKKGIFGAKGGDKESIIRSNLQYAALSALRRLPLDPGNPAFLHHAVQGISFADPVAVRHSLEIISELAIRDPYAVAMALGKLVAPGGALQDVLHLHDVLARVSLARLCHTISTARSLDERPDIKSQFNSVLYQLLLDPSERVCFEAILCILGKHDNTEKTEERAAGWYRLTREILKLPEAPSNSKDKSQKSRRPQPLIKLVMRRLESSFRSFSRPVLHAAARVVQEMGRSRAAAHALGLQDLDEGAYGNKYDSMDSFDSDMNDSSHPEGIRRTTGVSNAAGGKDTIAGMLASLMEVVRTTVACECVYVRAMVIKGLIWMQSPHESFDELKSIIASELSDPAWPATLLNDILLTLHARFKATPDMAVTLLELARIFATKVPGKIDADVLQLLWKTCLIGAGPDGKHTALEAVTIVLDLPPPQPGSMSGFTSVDRVSASDPKSALALQRLVQAAVWFLGENANYAASEYAWESATPPGTALMMLDADKMVAAASSRNPTLAGALTRLQRCAFSGSWEVRIIAAQALTTVAIRSGEPFRLQIYEFLHALAQGGVQSQLSEMHLSNGEDQGASGTGLGVLITPMIKVLDEMYSAQDDLIKEMRSHDNANKEWKDEELKKLYETHERLLDLVSLFCYVPRAKYLPLGPISAKLIDIYRTRHNISASTGLSDPAVATGISDLVYESKPATTESDTLDDDLVNAWAVNLGDVPAVNRVNEFLAGAGTDAPDVDENIVSRPSVSYDDMWAKTLLESTEMEEDDVRSSGSSSPESTGSVETSISSHFGGMNYPSLFSSRPTTYGASQPSQERSGGSRFNHPSSMHEGYGSPIREEPPPYTSPERYESFENPLAGRGSHSFESKDDDRMSSGNPQFGTALYDFTAGGDDELSLTTGEEVEIEYEVDGWFYVKKKRPGRDGKMAGLVPVLYVSQS is encoded by the exons ATG CTTGATCAACAATGCGAGGATAGGACAGTCCTTCGTTATGTATATTATTACTTGGCAAGAATTTTAGCAGATACTGGTTCCCAGGGTTTAAATCCTGGTGGTGGGATCCCCACACCCAACTGGGATGCTTTGGCTGACATTGATGCTGTTGGAGGGGTGACAAGAGCTGATGTTGTACCACGGATTGTTAATCAGCTTACCACAGAGGCCACAAACACTGATGTTGAAT TTCATGCAAGAAGACTGCAAGCTCTAAAGGCTCTTACTTATGCTCCTTCGAGCAACATTGAGATTTTGTCCAGATTGTACGAAATTGTCTTTGGCATTCTTGACAAG gTTGGCGATGTCCCGCAAAAGCGTAAAAAAGGCATTTTTGGTGCTAAAGGTGGTGATAAAGAG TCTATCATCCGAAGTAATCTGCAATATGCTGCTCTAAGTGCTTTGAGGAGACTTCCTTTGGATCCAGGAAATCCAGCATTTCTGCATCATGCTGTGCAGGG GATTTCATTTGCCGACCCTGTTGCTGTCAGGCACTCTTTGGAAATCATCTCTGAATTGGCCATAAGAGACCCTTATGCAGTTGCAATGGCTTTAG GAAAGCTAGTTGCGCCAGGAG GGGCTTTGCAAGATGTTCTTCATTTGCATGATGTGCTTGCTAGAGTTTCACTGGCCAGGTTGTGCCATACAATATCAACAGCACGATCATTAGATG AGAGGCCTGACATTAAATCTCAGTTCAACTCTGTGCTCTATCAACTCCTGCTCGACCCCAGTGAAAGAGTCTGTTTTGAGGCAATTTTGTGCATATTGGGTAAACATGATAACACCGAAAA GACAGAAGAGCGAGCTGCAGGCTGGTACCGCTTAACTAGGGAGATCTTAAAGTTACCAGAAGCACCATCAAATTCCAAAGACAAATCTCAAAAGTCGAGGCGACCACAACCCCTCATTAAACTTGTAATGAGAAG GTTGGAGAGTTCTTTCCGTAGTTTCTCTAGACCAGTACTCCATGCTGCTGCTAGAGTTGTCCAGGAGATGGGGAGAAGCAGAGCTGCAGCACATGCTTTAGGCTTACAAGATCTTGATGAAGGAGCTTATGGGAACAAATATGACTCCATGGATTCATTTGATTCAGATATGAATGACAGTTCTCATCCTGAAG GTATCCGAAGAACCACTGGAGTATCCAATGCAGCTGGTGGCAAGGATACAATTGCAGGCATGCTAGCTTCACTCATGGAAGTAGTTAGAACAACTGTggcatgtgagtgtgtgtatgtTCGGGCAATGGTGATCAAGGGGTTGATTTGGATGCAAAGTCCGCATGAATCATTTGATGAACTTAAATCCATTATTGCATCGGAGCTCTCTGACCCGGCCTGGCCAGCCACacttttgaatgatattttgCTGACATTGCATGCCCGTTTCAAG GCGACACCAGATATGGCTGTCACACTTCTTGAACTTGCAAGGATCTTTGCCACTAAAGTACCAGGAAAGATCGATGCTGATGTTTTGCAACTTCTTTGGAAA ACTTGTCTTATTGGAGCTGGTCCTGATGGGAAACACACTGCATTAGAAGCAGTCACTATTGTTCTAGACCTCCCACCACCTCAGCCTGGATCAATGTCTGGGTTTACATCAGTAGACAGGGTATCTGCATCTGATCCAAAGTCGGCTCTAGCATTACAGAGATTGGTCCAAGCAGCT GTGTGGTTCCTTGGGGAAAATGCTAATTATGCTGCTTCAGAATATGCTTGGGAATCCGCAACGCCTCCAGGTACGGCACTAATGATGTTAGATGCGGATAAAATGGTGGCTGCTGCAAGCTCCCGTAATCCCACACTGGCTGGTGCATTGACTCGACTCCAGAGGTGTGCTTTCAGCGGTAGCTGGGAG GTTCGCATTATTGCTGCTCAAGCACTTACAACTGTGGCAATCCGGTCTGGTGAGCCATTTAGGTTACAGATCTATGAATTTTTACATGCCTTAGCACAGGGTGGTGTGCAGTCTCAGTTATCTGAAATGCATCTTAGTAACGGAGAAGATCAAGGAGCCAGTGGTACAGGGCTTGGAGTTCTAATAACTCCTATGATCAAAGTTCTTGATGAAATGTATAGTGCACAAGATGACCTAATCAA GGAAATGCGCAGTCATGATAATGCAAATAAGGAATGGAAAGATGAAGAGCTTAAGAAATTATATGAAACCCATGAGAGGTTGCTGGATCTTGTTTCACTGTTTTGTTATGTGCCACGAGCAAAGTATCTCCCTTTGGGGCCAATAAG tgCAAAACTCATCGACATATATCGTACACGGCATAATATTAGTGCCTCAACTGGGTTGAGTGATCCAGCTGTTGCCACTGGAATTTCTGATCTTGTTTATGAATCTAAACCGGCCACCACTGAATCTGATACACTAGATGATGATCTAGTAAATGCTTGGGCAGTCAACCTTGGTGATGTCCCCGCTGTGAACAGG GTCAATGAATTTCTTGCTGGTGCTGGAACTGATGCACCGGATGTTGATGAGAACATAGTCTCTAGACCTTCTGTTAGTTATGACGATATGTGGGCCAAGACACTTTTGGAGAGTACAGAAATGGAG GAAGATGATGTCAGGTCATCAGGGTCATCTTCTCCAGAGTCAACAGGATCAGTTGAAACTTCCATATCGTCTCACTTTGGTGGAATGAACTATCCTTCACTCTTCAGTTCACGACCAACTACTTATGGGGCTTCACAACCTTCA CAGGAGAGATCAGGTGGAAGTAGATTTAACCATCCTTCATCAATGCACGAGGGTTATGGTTCTCCA ATTAGAGAAGAACCTCCACCCTATACATCACCTGAACGGTATGAGTCTTTTGAAAATCCCTTAGCTGGCCGCGGGTCCCATAGTTTTGAATCCAAGGATGATGATCGCATGTCTTCTGGAAATCCCCAATTTGGGACTGCCCTGTATGATTTTACTGCAGGTGGAGATGATGAG TTGAGCTTAACAACTGGAGAAGAGGTTGAGATTGAGTATGAAGTTGATGGATGGTTCTAT GTGAAGAAAAAACGGCCTGGAAGGGATGGTAAAATGGCTGGGTTGGTCCCTGTTCTTTATGTCAGTCAGAGTTAA